The nucleotide sequence GCAATTTGGTGTTGCCGCAGCATCCGAGTGCATGGGCAGCATATACATGACCATACTCTAAATGTCACTGGTCTTGTTCAATAAGTAACAAGATTTGAATGGGtatgtattagtcagagttcaaCCAGCAAGGCAGAACCACTAAGAGATATATATTAAGCGATTTATCATAAGTAATTGACTTATATGATTACGGGGTCTAActaggcaagtccaaaatccacatGGCAGTCCCTCAGGAAGGATGGCCAGGACTCTTAGACACAGACTGAAGCCGCTGTCTATGGGTGGAatttctccacctcccagggaagCCTCCGCTCTGCTCATAAGACCTTTCAGTTTTTTGAATCAGACATACTCAGATTAGTTAGAATAATCTCCCTTAAAGTAAACTGATTATGgactttaatcacatctacaattTATCTTCATAGCAATACTTAGATTTGTGTTTGATTCAATAACTGAGGACTGTAGCTTAGCCAAGTTGTCACATTAAAAACACCATCACAGTGTGGAGGAAGGATTTTcttttaatcataaaaaaattaattatgaaagtacacaaaaagaacaaatggtATTATGAATCTCCACTTGCAGTACCCATCATGCAGTTTCAATGGTTAACTTTTTGCCAAAGAGATTTGCttaatctctttttcatttttttctttcccagagtATTTTAAGAGGCATGTTATTTTACACTGTATTGGTTTTTCTCTGAGCACATCACTTTTTTATAGTACTTTATTTTATATGCAACTAAAATGAATGAGCTCACACTTTTATCCTTCTGCCTGGAAACCATCTTGCCCAAGTCCAGGATTCATTAGGTACATTTTCTATCTTCTAAATTAGAGCAACAGTTTACCAAATGTTCACCAGTACATCCAGGTCACCATTTTTCCAGCCTCCTATAACAGTGTCGTCAATGGTTATGGCCTGGAACTAAAGCCGATGCCATGAATATTTGGTAGCACTCTGCTGGTTTTGGTTAGCTTGGGTGTGCCCTCATAGTGAAGACAGAGGGACAAGAGAGCAAGTGAACGCGTGAGATCTGTCAAGGCCCAGGTTAGAACTGGCACATTCTCACTTCTGCTTCATTTTGGTAGCCAGAGTAAGTTACATTGCCAAGTCAAAACTAAAGGGGTAAGAAAACACACTCTGGTCCTTTAGTGGGATTAGTGAGCATGGAAGAGGATATTTCTAAACAGCAATCTAATTTACCACATCCTCTATGTATTTTagtatgtatttcttaaaaattgacTAATGAGATAATCAATAATTATTTGGGATTATCTAATACCCAGACAATAACCAAATTTCCCTGattatctcaaaaaattttttaacagttGATTTGTTCAAATGGGATCTTACCAAGGTCTATACTATCATATAGTTGGCTGTTGTATCTCATAATCTCTTTTAATCTAGAGAAATCTGCCCCTGTACTTTATTCTCTCCTGCTATTGCCTTGTTGTAGAAACCAAGTTTGGTGTCCTGTGTTCTTTCCCACATTTGGAATAcatttgtttgcttccttttcttatctttcaATGTGTTATCTATCCACAGTATTTTTTGTAAGTGGAAGCACCAGATGCTTGAAGAGATTCAGGTTCAAGGTTTTACAAGAATACTTCATGGATGGTTATACAAGAATACTTCAGACAGGAAAAGATTTATAGgtttttgcaagtgtttattcgttgAAAAATTTGGTTTCTTAATATTTTGGGGCTCTCCTTGTATCTGCATCCTATGACAATAGCTGCCTAGGCTTCCTACAAGGCATCCATCCAGCTACAAGGGTGGTGGAGAAAtgagtgttttgttttcccaGGCTCTATAGTTGAGGCAGAGAAGGGAGAATGGGGCGTAGGCTGGGTGAACCTCTATCCCTAACCCCTTCTCCCTACATTTGAACACCCCAAGTAGACTTCAGGgtatctgtatttcctgaatgattAACTCCAATTCAATTTTGTTGCCTCCCACAGAAGAAGGTATACAGTACTGTTACTGAGAGAGTGATGCTATTAGGACAACGGTGCTGACTCccctagattttgtttttaatcattgtCAGATTTTAGTAATTGGACAATTGTTAGGAACATATTCTTTGTGAAGTCCTTTGTAACTGCTTACAACTTTCGTTTGAAAGCTCTGCGTTATTTAGAGATGCAGAGTCTGTTGAGAGAACATATCTGTAAATACTTAACTCTGAGCAGTGTGATATATGCAGcgatagaaatattttatgtaaaaattggtTCTTGATTAGGAGATGGTTATTAATATCAGATTATTCCccacatccttttattttgagaaatttcaatttatcaggaaaatgaaagaatagcTTAATGTGTAATCTTCACCTAGATTCACCAATTGTTGACAATCACCCACAAACATATGCataatatacgtatatacacacatatctgtattttattttgatgacCCAGTTGGGGATAAATTGCAGGCATTATTATAATTCATCCCTAAGTATTTCAGCTTGTATCTCCTAAGAGTAAGAGCATGTTCCTACATTTCCACATTATTGCTAATGTACTCAAGAAATTTCACATTGATACCACTATTTTTTAATACCTAGTTGATATCCAAGTGTTCTTAATTATCCTAATAATCTCCCTTTTCTCTATTGTGTTTTTTGAATCTAGGAGCCAGGCTTTTAGTTACCCTGTCTTCTTAGTTCCTTTTAACATGATAAGAATAGATTAATCTGccatgaaaaagtgaaaataccAAATCTTGGTGTGTGATGAGAAATGAAATCATGGAACAGAACTAGACTTGTGTATTGGCACAACAACTTAGTATAGATTTATCTGTGCCTATTTCCTGGgccttattttataatttgattaaTGTTGTCCTTTGGGAATCCCTGATCCAATAGGATTAATGTCCTTATGAGAGAGCCTCAACAGAGCTTGCTCTCATTCTCcctctgccatgtaaggacacagtgagacgacagctgtctacaagccaagagAAGAAACCTGAGTGAAACCTATCTTGGTGGtacttgatcttagactttccaaactccagaacagtaagaagttagtttattttgtttaaccTAATCagactgtggtattttattaaggcagcccaaacagactaggACCAGTCATTTGTGTGGATGATTGACGTGGCATGCGGTTGATGTTTTAGGAAAGGGTGACATTCAAGGACATGGCTATTGTCTTCACTAAGGAAGAGCTGGCTCTATTGGATAAAACCCAGGTAAACCTGTACCAAGACGTGATGATGGAAAACTTCAGGAACCTCATCTCACTGGGTGAGTAACTGAGCATCAGACCACTGGACCTGTGTCCTGAAATCGTCATTTCATACCAGATAGAAAACTCCAGTTAGATCACAAAAAGAAACTTTGACCACTGGAAAGAAAACTCCTAAGAGATGCATGTGCAGGTTAGAACCCTGCAGTTAATGAGTTTTTACAGATCAATGTGAGGAACTGGCCCCTTGCGATGGTTTTCTGAGGGAGCTCTCCCCAAATCTCATTCCCCTGGCCTGTGGGCATTCAATGCAGTTAGTAAGCACTCCCTTCCCTAATCACACATTtaggctctcattctttcctcaTATTTCTCAGAATGAGACATAAAATTCACACATCACCAAGAGCCTTGACCTATGGTTTGCTTCTGCAGAAAAATCAATGTTTATCCACTGTTTCGGATAAGCCAGTGTTAAAGGAACCAAGGGAGAACATTGGTTTGGTTGGCAGTTACAATAGCCAACACTTACTTGTATGTACTAAGTGTAATCTAAGTGTTGGTTTATTTGATTACTTTTTGATAAATATCTAACCTCGTTTTCATTTCTCAGAGGTTCATATACAGTTATGTGTTACCTAAGTATAGTTTATGAGAtagagatatggtttggctatatccctacccaagtctcatcttgaattgtagctcccataattcccacatgttgtaggaggggcctggtaggaggtaactgaatcatggggcaggagtctttcttgtgctgttcttatgagagtgaataagtctcatgagatttgatggttttataaattggTGTTCTCCTGCACAggctttctctttgcctgctgccatgtaggatgtctctttgctcttccttcaccttctgccatgattgtgaggcctccacagccacatggaactatgagtcaattaaacctctttcctttataaattacccagtcttgggtatgtctttattagcaacatgagaatggactaatacagatagttACTGCTATTATCCCTCTTTTATGGACGTATtactctgttttcacactgctgataaagacatacccaagactgggcaatttacaaaagatagACATGTTTtgggacttacagttccacatccCTGGGAAGGCCTcatagtcatggtggaaggtgaaaggcacgtctcacatggtggtagacaagagaagagagcttatgcagggtAAccgcccccccccctttttttttttgaaagagtctggctctgtagccaggctgcagtacagtggtgttatcttgaatctctgcaacctccaactaccaagttcaggcaattctcctgccttagccaacACAGTATCttggaatacaggcatgcgccaccatgcccagctaatttttgtattttttagtagagacggggtttcaccatgttggcaaggattgTCTCAATCCCTTGACCTCCTGATCaacccactttggtctcccaaagtgctgggattacaggtgtgagacactgcgcccattcagaatctcccttttaaaaaccatcagatctcatgggactcattcagtatcatgagaataacacaggaaagacccgcccccataattcaatcgcCTCCTaccgggttcctcccatgacacatgggaattgtgggagttacaattcaagatgagatttgagtggggacacagccgaaccatattatcccaccccagcccctcccaaatcttatgcccttacatttcaaaaccaatcatgcctcccaacagtcccacaaagtcttaactcatttcagcattaactcaaaagtccacagtccagtgTCTCATCTGAGAAAAGCCAAGTCTtttccatctatgagcctgtaaaataaaaaaacaatgtatttacTTCCTAGACACAGTGCAGGTACAGGCATTGTGTAAatgcagctgttccaaatgggagaaattggccaaaacaaaggggctacaggccccatgcaagtctgaaatccaatagggcagtcaaatcttaaagctcaatagtgatctcctttgactccatgtcttgcatCCTGGTCACGCTGATATAAGAGATaggtttccatggtcttgggcagctccatccctgtggctctgcagagtATAGTCTCCCTTCCGGCTGCTTttgtgggctggtgttgagtgtttgtggtttttccaggcacacggtgcaagctgtcggaTCTAGCATTCTGTGGTCTGAAGGACAGTGGCCCTcgtctcacagctccactaggtggtgccctggtagggactctgtgtgggggctgtgacatgtgggaattatgggacatgacacctgggaattatgggagttacaattcaagaagagatttgggtggggacacagccaaaccatatcaatggatGAAACAACTGAGTCACAGAATTAATAAGTTGCCCATGATCACACAGCTTATAAGAAGAACTAGGATTTGAGCCCTCCTAATCTTGCCCTAGGTcctgtgtttttaataaataacctCGTGAAACGAAAGTGTAATCTGTAAACACAGGACCTTCTACATAAATCTGCATATCCCTGCAGTTGTTTCTCAGACTGCAGGATAAAACCCTCTTGGTGAGTCCTGAAATCAAATTACTGTGTCATaactagcaatttttaaaaaggaaaatagattaatagaacagaaaacaaaagaatttatCAAAGTGCATTGCACATCATATGTAAGTATCAGCTGATAAAACTTCTGTTTTAGTGAGCAGTCTGTGTTGATGTTCGTGCCTATTCCTACTGAATCACAGTGCTGATTTTATTGTGGGTTACAATCAGAACAATTGGGAAACCACTGCTTAAAGCCCATTTGGGGCAGCTCATGGTCTCCCTTTCCCTGATACTATCTTATAAACTAAAGTCACTTTCAATAAAACAACCCAGAAAGGACCTTAAACCAGAAGCAGTATCCAGTGGGACTTGACCATGATATTCATGCCATTTTGAAACCCATCATAGGGTCCCAAAAATATGATCgtcctcttctgcctcagccccctgttTGTTATACCACAGTCTTGCTGCCCTGGGTGCCAGGCCATTGACAGTGCCACAGTATCTGTTCCCCATTCTCATAGTCATGGCTGTTTGAGATTCTGCAATAACTTAAAAGGTCAGAACTTAAGGAAATGGATTATAGGATCTGAGTGGTCTCTATCTTTTCATGAAGACAAAGAACGTCGGGGAACATAAAAAGGCTGTCTCTTAAAGCTTGTCTCAGAGGTTTACATATGCATCCCAGCACAATGCCAGGACCATGTTTCACAGTGTTTATCCCTATTTCAATCAACATTGCCTTTTTATCCCCATCCCCTTAAGGCTCACCATGTACAGTTGTGCAGGTTGTACACAAACATACATGATAGTCCTCCATATGACAGTGATGTGAAGGAAGGGAAGCCATCAGGAGATAGGACTTGCTTGTTTCTGAAACCTCTTGTGACACTTTGTGTCCCTTCCTCTGCCCAACATATAAAAAACACTCCATcaatatgtattatttctatacacacatatactacaTAAAATGGGAGCCTTTCCCATACCTTTTGTAGCAAGATTATTAAAGTCTTTTTATTGACTACTCTTATAGAGGGGAGGTGAATTTCTTCCTTCATAAATTTTTCCTaagatttccttttattcttttttgctgtGTGGGGGTtgaaaggtcttgctctgtcacccaggctggaatacagtggcacaatcttggatcactgcagcctctgcgtcCCAGGattaagcaatcctccaacctcagatttccaagtagctgggatcataggcaaaACCgagccaatttttaatttttttgtagagatgggctctcaccatactgcccagcctggtcttgatctcctgagcttgagtgatcctcccacctcagcctctgaaagtgttgctatgacaagcataagccactgcacctggccaagatttctCCTAATTTCCCTACAATACTTGATTTCTAATTAGCAGCTCAGGTTAGAATTACTGTGGCTCTAACTGTTTCACATGTCAGTAGAAGCCAGGGACAACTTCCCACCCcatcatatttcattttctcaaaacCTCTGGACAGGTGATTCACaaattctctttcttctcatGAGAGACGGGattaaaaacaacattttgaaTCTTCAGGAAAAGGGGTTAAATTACCTTTCTCAAGAAGTGCTTCATTGCTGGCAGATTTGGAAACAAAGGATCCAGGATTTAAGTGTGAGTCAGGATTATATCATGAACCTTAAAGAACAGTGTTCCCCACATTTAGAAGATGTTTCCCTCTGTGAAGAGTGGGCAGGCATGTCTCTTCAGATTTCTGAAAACGGAAACTATGTAGTAAATGCCATTATCAAAAATCAAGACATCACAGCACGGCAAAGCCTGACACACGTTCTTACCCCAGAATCTTGGAGGAAAGCCAACATAATGACCGAGCCCCAGAAATCTCAGGGAAGATATAAGGGAATTTACGTGGAAGAGAAATTGTACAGACGTGCTCGGCATGATGACAGCCTCAATTGGACCTCACGTGATCATCATGAGTCCCAAGAACGTAAAGGGGAGGACCCTGGTAGACACCACAACTGTGGGAAAAACTTGAGTATGAAATCAACAGTTGAACAACATCATGCGGCCCATGTTTTACCACAGCCTTTCACATGTAATAACTGTGAGGTGACCTTTGCAGATGATACAGATCCTCGTGTCCATCACAGCACTCACCTAGGAGAAAAATCTTATAAATGTGACCAGCATGGAAAGAACTTAAGTCAGAGCCAATATCTTATCGTTCATTGTAAAACCCACTCAGGAGAGACTCCCTATGAATTCTACGAATGGCCCATAGGCTGCTAACAGAGCTCAGACCTTCCCAGATGTCAGAAATTCCCCTCAGGAGACAATccctacaaatgtaaagaatgtggcaagGGCTTCAGGTGCAACTCTTCCCTTCACAGCCATCATCGAGTCCACACAGGTGAGATGCCCTACAAATGCGACGTATGTGGGAAAGCGTTTGGATTTAGGTCACTTCTTTGTATTCATCAGCGAGTACACACAGGGAAAAAGCCTTACAAATTGTGAAGAGTGTGGGAAGGGCTTTGAACAGAGCTCCAAACTTCTTATCCATAAGACagtccacactggagagaagccttacAAATCCAGTGAGTGTGTCAAGTGCTTTAGTTCAAGCTCCGTTCTTCAACTCCACTGGAGGTttcacacaggggagaaacctTATAGGTGTGGTGAGTATGGAAAGGGCTTCAGCCAAAGTACACAGCTTCACATTCACCAGAGAGTCCACACAGGGGAGAAACCGTACAAATGCAATGTGTGTGGAAAGGATTTTGCTTATAGCTCTGTTCTTCCCACTGATCagagagttcacactggagaaaaaccatATAAATGTGAAGTGTGTGGAAAGTGCTTTAGTTACAGTTCATATTTTCACTTCCATCAAAGTGACCACACCAGAGAGAAACCATATAAATGTGATGAGTGTGGTAAAGGCTTCAGCTGGAATTCAGATCTTCATGTTCAGCTCAGAGTCCACACAGGACAGAGGCCCTATAAGTGTAAGGCATCTGGTAAGGGCTTCAGTCGTAATTCGCACCTCCTTGCCCAATAGAGAGTGCATATAGATGAGACACATTACACACATTGTGAGCATGGCAAAGACCTTCTGACTCATCAAAGACTACATGAGCAGAGAGAAACATTATAAACGTAGTAAGCCAGGGTTAAATTAGGAAAACAGAAGTCACACTGTATTCCAGATAATAGAAGCTTACTCAGCCTGTGGGAGGGCTGGGGGAGCAAAAGACAGGGACACTGCCATCGATAATGTCAGCCCACAGCACTGGAGTGTGCCAGGCAAGGCTTGTGGATTTCAAGAACTTCTGTATGCTACAATGGCAAAGTAGGTTACTCCTGACAAATGGGTGGTTTGTGGTAGTGTTTGTAGTTAGAGGTCAAATTTCCATTAAAGGGTGTGtccagaaagaaaattataattggGATGATTATGATAAGGTCTTCAGTTTAGCCAAAGTCCTTAGTTTTTTTTAGTCCCCAACAGAACAATACTCTCTGTATGAAGAACCTTCCAAAGTGTGCTCAGAAATGAAACCGGTGCTCTTACTATGAAAGAATATTAGTACTCAGGTTTTCCATGAGATTCTCTGCACAGGCGAGAAGCTCTACAAAAGTGGCATTTGAAGGGTGTGGCAAAGGCAGTGCTGTGTTTATCACACTGGTTCCATTTCCTTGCAAATAATAAGACTCTATTTCTCAGTAACTCTTGCAGTTAAGAGTGTGCCCATGTTTGAGTTCTAGCCAATGGAATGTGAGCAAAAGTGATAAAAACCACTTTCAGGTCTAGCCATTATAAACAAACTCAGGCTTCTCTATCCCTGCCAAGGTGACCTTGGAGGCTGCTTATTCCAGACTGGGTCGATAGAAGGTCGCTATCTGATCTGTGTTGGATTTCTttttagaataagaaataaaaattcattgtgTCTCACCACTGAGATTTTTGGTGGtttatttgttactgcagcattgCCTAGGCCATCCTGACTAGCATGGAGGGATTTCATAGCAATATGCTTCATTGTCATACAGAATGTCAAACATATTGTTATAGCAATATGTTTCATTGTCCACATACAGAAGCAACATTGTAATTCAGAGTTCAAAGCTTTTAAGTCTTTATGGCTTGATGTGGCAGTGCAACCATCTAAAATGGTATGAATGGGACTTCTCCAGTGATAACCTTCATTCTTTAGTGTGTACACCAAAGAGAAATGTTCAAGATGATATAACTGTGGTAAAACTTTACTGAAAAGTACAACCCGCAGATGTAAGAAATCTCATACAATAAAGAAACTCCGTAGTATGGGAGCTGAATAAATTTGTCAGCTCACACCTTAAATGCGATTAAAAATTAACTAGAATAGGTGTTCTGTGGTTAgtcttaataaaattaattgaataaaacTAACATTTACTAAAGTGAGCAATAACATGTAAAAAACCAACAGTGTTCATTGCAGACTGATGCAGTCTTCTCAGCAGACTTGTATAATAATGGGTTTTTAAAGGATGCTCTTTCTGTCAACTTCCTCCCAAAATTGTCATTTAATGGGAGATAATAGATGAATTCGAGAGGAgatctctttgctttttttttttttttggaaacagggtgttgctctgtcacccaggtggctggagtgcagtggcctgatcatggctcgctgctaTAGCCTTGAAatcttgggctccagtgatcctcgtgcctcagcctcctgag is from Pongo abelii isolate AG06213 chromosome 14, NHGRI_mPonAbe1-v2.0_pri, whole genome shotgun sequence and encodes:
- the LOC112130163 gene encoding zinc finger protein 285-like isoform X2, with the translated sequence MIKFQERVTFKDMAIVFTKEELALLDKTQVNLYQDVMMENFRNLISLEMGSHHTAQPGLDLLSLSDPPTSASESVAMTSISHCTWPRFLLISLQYLISN
- the LOC112130163 gene encoding zinc finger protein 806-like isoform X1 — encoded protein: MSVEARDNFPPHHISFSQNLWTGDSQILFLLMRDGIKNNILNLQEKGLNYLSQEVLHCWQIWKQRIQDLSVSQDYIMNLKEQCSPHLEDVSLCEEWAGMSLQISENGNYVVNAIIKNQDITARQSLTHVLTPESWRKANIMTEPQKSQGRYKGIYVEEKLYRRARHDDSLNWTSRDHHESQERKGEDPGRHHNCGKNLSMKSTVEQHHAAHVLPQPFTCNNCEVTFADDTDPRVHHSTHLGEKSYKCDQHGKNLSQSQYLIVHCKTHSGETPYEFYEWPIGC